A genomic region of Thermoanaerobaculia bacterium contains the following coding sequences:
- a CDS encoding serine/threonine protein kinase translates to MTGESVRELFGRAQELEGAERDAFLRGIGNRDPMLARELEELLRAGEREDSPFERLPYGLEELCDPTESLTPSGSPELAVLPAAIGPYRILREIGRGGMGCVYLAVQRGEGFERQVAIKRLDRREASPVSERRFRDEVKFLAALEHPGIARFLDGGRAADGSAYIALEYVEGEDLLTHSRQQRLAVNDRLRLFIEVLAAVEYAHERKIVHRDLKPGNVLVGADGHPRLLDFGISKLVDPDAGGGADCATTRTELRALTPAYASPEQIRGGPVTVASDVYSLGVVLYELVAGVRPFQLVSGNARALERAVLEQEPEPPSTAARRASGASSSPSERPLEREGGVSDASTADPADRLGRDLDAICLKALRKEPGERYPSVGAFAADLRRLLAGHPVEARRGGVSYRLAKLARRHRVHLAVATAAALLAALAVLLAVRGTPVSRGQQSPQTSQIPAPRARPTLAPIGELSARFAEHPDRPEIGLELIAALLAAGRGDDAMGALIRLRQLPDPLGKGPRIDLAEASAALAVSEYQRAAAAATAALDGAAREGDGALGRRAQLLRARALLRLSPPEEAERLLATLVVEAEAAGDEATAVAALVVRAAAARKGSRAEEASRLLEAALPRARALGDPRLEAEAMTLAGRLQGESGEIQKGLATLERALVKAVEVGDLASEASVLQVRMALLNWSGDTAGAIATGQLAIQRLRISGDREQLLTVLGNLAITKVETGEFREAEAAIAEAEPVARALGSPRHRGTILRARGYLEETRGNNDAARVSYTAAVAAGREAGVDSVVAVYLSDLAWLELNAERYGAAAVAAEESVDLYRRGGDERSALEVAAVLACVDAASGKPASARRRLAALAAAVGESDSESARFVVRLAEARVAELLDERTLAVELRRETVRMAETFGQAALVLAQRANLALALDRAGERDEALAIARELLPEAERIGRGDVVRDCRRILDGDPVTPARSFPGG, encoded by the coding sequence GTGACCGGGGAGTCGGTTCGCGAGCTCTTCGGCCGCGCGCAGGAGCTCGAAGGGGCGGAGCGCGATGCTTTTCTGCGCGGGATCGGGAACCGCGATCCGATGCTCGCGCGCGAGCTCGAGGAGCTGCTGCGGGCCGGCGAGCGCGAGGATTCGCCGTTCGAACGCTTGCCCTACGGCCTGGAAGAGCTCTGCGATCCGACGGAGTCCCTCACGCCATCCGGGTCGCCAGAGCTCGCGGTGCTGCCGGCCGCGATCGGGCCGTACCGCATCCTCCGCGAGATTGGACGAGGGGGAATGGGGTGCGTCTATCTCGCCGTGCAGAGAGGCGAAGGCTTCGAACGCCAGGTGGCGATCAAGCGGCTCGATCGGCGGGAGGCCTCGCCGGTCTCCGAGCGCCGTTTTCGCGACGAGGTGAAGTTCCTCGCCGCACTCGAACACCCCGGAATCGCGCGCTTTCTCGACGGCGGACGGGCCGCTGACGGCAGCGCCTACATCGCCCTCGAGTACGTCGAGGGCGAGGATCTGCTCACGCATTCGAGGCAGCAGCGGCTCGCGGTCAACGACCGCCTGCGGCTCTTCATCGAAGTGCTCGCTGCGGTCGAGTATGCGCACGAGCGCAAGATCGTGCACCGCGACTTGAAGCCCGGCAATGTCCTGGTCGGAGCGGACGGGCACCCGCGGCTCCTCGACTTCGGGATCTCGAAGCTCGTCGATCCCGATGCTGGAGGCGGCGCGGATTGCGCGACGACGCGGACCGAGCTGCGCGCCCTGACTCCCGCCTACGCGAGCCCCGAGCAGATCCGCGGTGGCCCGGTGACGGTGGCCTCGGACGTTTACTCGCTGGGCGTCGTGCTCTACGAGCTGGTCGCTGGCGTGCGGCCGTTCCAGCTGGTTTCGGGGAATGCGCGAGCGCTCGAGCGCGCGGTGCTCGAGCAGGAGCCGGAGCCGCCCTCGACCGCCGCCCGGCGCGCCTCGGGAGCCTCCTCCTCCCCTTCCGAACGCCCGCTGGAGCGGGAGGGCGGGGTTTCGGACGCGAGCACCGCGGATCCAGCGGACCGCCTCGGGAGGGACCTCGACGCCATCTGCCTCAAGGCCTTGCGCAAGGAGCCCGGCGAGCGCTACCCCTCGGTCGGTGCCTTCGCGGCGGATCTCCGGCGCCTGCTCGCGGGGCATCCGGTCGAAGCGCGACGCGGCGGCGTCTCCTATCGCCTGGCGAAGCTCGCGCGACGCCATCGGGTCCACCTCGCCGTGGCGACGGCGGCCGCCCTCCTCGCGGCGCTCGCTGTCCTGCTCGCCGTACGGGGGACTCCGGTCTCTCGGGGCCAGCAGAGCCCGCAGACCTCGCAGATCCCTGCGCCGCGGGCCCGGCCGACGCTCGCGCCGATCGGGGAGCTGTCGGCGCGCTTCGCCGAGCACCCCGACCGGCCGGAGATCGGGCTGGAGCTGATCGCGGCGCTCCTCGCCGCCGGAAGGGGAGACGATGCGATGGGCGCACTCATCCGGCTGCGCCAGCTCCCCGACCCGCTCGGCAAGGGCCCCCGCATCGATCTTGCCGAAGCCAGCGCGGCGCTCGCGGTCTCCGAGTACCAGCGCGCCGCTGCCGCCGCGACCGCGGCGCTCGACGGTGCCGCCCGCGAGGGCGACGGCGCGCTCGGACGACGAGCGCAGCTGCTGCGGGCCCGGGCGCTCCTGCGGCTCAGCCCGCCCGAGGAGGCCGAGCGGCTCCTCGCGACTCTCGTCGTCGAAGCCGAAGCGGCCGGAGACGAGGCGACGGCGGTCGCGGCGCTCGTGGTGCGCGCCGCGGCGGCACGCAAGGGTTCGCGTGCCGAGGAGGCATCTCGCCTCCTCGAAGCGGCGCTGCCGCGCGCGCGCGCCCTGGGCGACCCACGGCTGGAGGCGGAGGCGATGACGCTCGCAGGCCGCCTCCAGGGCGAGTCGGGCGAGATCCAGAAAGGTCTGGCGACGCTCGAGCGGGCGCTCGTGAAAGCCGTCGAAGTCGGCGACCTCGCCTCCGAGGCGAGCGTGTTGCAGGTCAGGATGGCGCTTCTCAACTGGAGCGGGGACACCGCCGGGGCGATCGCGACCGGCCAACTCGCGATCCAGCGGCTGCGAATCTCGGGGGACCGCGAGCAGCTCCTGACCGTGCTGGGAAATCTCGCGATCACCAAAGTCGAGACGGGTGAGTTCCGGGAAGCCGAGGCGGCCATCGCCGAAGCCGAACCGGTCGCCCGCGCGCTGGGCTCGCCGCGCCACCGCGGTACCATCCTGCGCGCCCGCGGCTATCTCGAGGAGACGCGGGGCAACAACGACGCCGCTCGGGTGAGTTACACCGCCGCCGTCGCTGCCGGACGCGAAGCCGGGGTGGATTCGGTGGTGGCGGTCTACCTCTCCGACCTCGCCTGGCTGGAGCTGAACGCCGAGCGCTACGGCGCGGCGGCGGTGGCCGCGGAGGAATCGGTGGACCTCTACCGGCGCGGCGGCGACGAGCGCTCGGCCCTCGAGGTGGCGGCCGTGCTGGCCTGCGTCGACGCTGCCTCCGGCAAGCCTGCGAGCGCGCGTCGGCGCCTCGCCGCGCTCGCGGCGGCGGTGGGCGAGAGCGACTCGGAGTCGGCGCGCTTCGTCGTGCGGCTCGCCGAGGCCCGGGTCGCCGAGCTCCTGGACGAACGAACGCTCGCCGTCGAGCTCCGTCGCGAGACCGTCCGGATGGCCGAGACCTTCGGCCAGGCTGCCCTTGTCCTCGCCCAGCGCGCCAACCTGGCGCTCGCACTGGACCGGGCCGGGGAGCGCGACGAGGCCCTGGCCATCGCCCGGGAGCTCCTTCCGGAGGCGGAGCGCATCGGACGCGGCGACGTCGTGCGCGACTGCCGGCGGATCCTCGACGGCGATCCGGTCACGCCGGCGCGGAGCTTTCCCGGAGGCTGA
- a CDS encoding arginine--tRNA ligase, with protein MFRAIKRQLAASLKDEITRQFGIDHDPVAEIPPRRALGDLAFPTPLHLAKSLKLKPRDIATALAAGWRLPAGVRELRVEGAGYLNLFFDRSQFAAGLLSAPVFSEPSPQVPGAPEPGKVIVEHTNINPNKAAHIGHLRNAVLGDLLVRGLRAQGVAVEVQNYIDDTGVQVADVVVGFVDIEHLSVAEVAAIREPFDYRCWDVYAKVGRWYAEDPERQKLRRETLHGLESGVGERAEMGRLVARRIVVRHLATMARLGISYDLLTHESDILGLDFFSLAFELLKATGAVTLEASGKNAGCWVMPLEGTPEFAGLEDPDKVIVRSDGTVTYVGKDIAYQLWKFGLLGKDFAYRYWKESGLWVTAREGALDHPAFGHGANVINVIDARQSYLQKIVRAGLSALGHHEAAARSVHFAYEMVTLSPATAQALGYLAPEGEEGRSMEMSGRKGIGVKADDLLDRLEEKAREEIASRNRELGKEELARLAKEIAVAAVRFFMVKTGTTRVIAFDLDEALNFEGESGPYLQYSLVRARNIERKLAAAGATDAVTPEAVAALPAGLWSDELWDLVHAASQVEETVERATSSLELSLVARQALELAQRFNTAYHHHPVLHEEDADLRMLRRGAFRNFAKAAGALCELLGIPEPEKM; from the coding sequence ATGTTCCGGGCCATCAAACGTCAGCTCGCCGCTTCGCTCAAGGACGAAATCACCCGCCAATTCGGCATCGACCACGATCCAGTGGCGGAGATCCCGCCTCGGCGGGCCCTGGGCGATCTCGCCTTTCCGACCCCCCTCCACCTCGCGAAGTCGTTGAAACTGAAGCCTCGCGACATTGCGACGGCGCTCGCCGCCGGGTGGCGCCTGCCGGCCGGGGTGCGCGAGCTCCGCGTCGAAGGGGCCGGTTACCTGAACCTCTTCTTCGACCGGTCGCAGTTCGCCGCCGGCCTGCTTTCCGCCCCGGTCTTCTCCGAGCCCTCGCCGCAGGTGCCGGGGGCGCCGGAGCCCGGCAAGGTCATCGTCGAGCACACCAACATCAATCCGAACAAGGCGGCCCACATCGGCCATCTGAGGAACGCCGTCCTCGGCGACCTCCTGGTGCGGGGTCTGCGCGCCCAGGGCGTTGCGGTCGAGGTGCAGAACTACATCGACGACACCGGCGTCCAGGTGGCCGATGTCGTGGTCGGATTCGTCGACATCGAACATCTCTCGGTCGCCGAAGTCGCGGCGATCCGCGAGCCGTTCGACTACCGCTGCTGGGACGTCTACGCCAAAGTCGGCAGATGGTACGCCGAGGATCCCGAGCGCCAGAAGCTGCGCCGCGAGACCCTCCATGGCCTCGAGTCCGGGGTCGGTGAACGCGCCGAGATGGGCCGCCTGGTGGCGCGCCGGATCGTCGTGCGCCATCTCGCGACGATGGCCCGGCTGGGGATCTCCTACGACCTGCTCACCCACGAGAGCGACATCCTCGGGCTCGACTTCTTCAGTCTCGCCTTCGAGCTGCTCAAAGCGACCGGCGCCGTCACCCTCGAAGCCTCCGGCAAGAACGCCGGCTGCTGGGTGATGCCGCTCGAGGGGACGCCCGAGTTCGCCGGCCTCGAAGACCCCGACAAGGTGATCGTGCGCTCCGACGGCACGGTGACCTACGTCGGCAAGGACATCGCCTACCAGCTGTGGAAGTTCGGCCTGCTGGGCAAGGACTTCGCCTATCGCTACTGGAAGGAGTCGGGACTCTGGGTCACCGCCCGGGAGGGCGCCCTCGACCATCCGGCCTTCGGCCACGGCGCCAACGTGATCAACGTCATCGACGCCCGGCAGAGCTACCTGCAGAAGATCGTCCGCGCCGGCCTCTCCGCCCTCGGGCACCACGAAGCCGCGGCGCGTTCGGTGCACTTCGCCTACGAGATGGTCACCCTGTCGCCGGCGACGGCGCAGGCCCTGGGCTACCTCGCCCCCGAAGGCGAGGAGGGCCGCTCCATGGAGATGTCGGGGCGCAAGGGGATCGGCGTCAAGGCCGACGACCTCCTCGATCGGCTGGAAGAGAAGGCGCGCGAGGAGATCGCCAGTCGCAACCGCGAGCTCGGCAAGGAAGAGCTCGCGCGGCTGGCGAAGGAGATCGCCGTCGCGGCGGTGCGCTTCTTCATGGTGAAGACCGGCACCACGCGGGTGATCGCCTTCGATCTCGACGAGGCGCTCAACTTCGAGGGTGAGTCCGGTCCCTATCTGCAGTATTCCCTGGTCCGCGCTCGCAACATCGAGCGCAAGCTCGCGGCGGCGGGGGCGACTGACGCCGTGACTCCGGAGGCGGTCGCAGCGCTCCCCGCCGGGCTCTGGAGCGACGAGCTCTGGGATCTGGTGCACGCCGCCTCGCAGGTCGAGGAGACCGTCGAGCGGGCGACCTCGTCACTCGAGCTCTCCCTCGTCGCGCGCCAGGCGCTCGAGCTCGCCCAGCGCTTCAACACCGCCTACCACCACCATCCGGTGCTGCACGAAGAGGATGCCGACCTGCGCATGCTGCGCCGCGGCGCCTTCCGCAACTTCGCCAAGGCCGCAGGCGCGCTCTGCGAGCTGCTGGGGATCCCCGAACCCGAGAAGATGTAG
- a CDS encoding DUF2721 domain-containing protein, producing MDLPVPATGPLLAAMVTPAVLISAAGTLVFSTTSRLARIVDRARVLGRELEELDSAAEAPFAEEKRREIEHQFEVRAQRSRLVQRAVTAFYVALGLFVATTVLIGLGSFLAIEALLPSAFAIVGTLVLFYGCIELIRETRLALQAVDGEMEFVLHLRRLRRQQIQAGQPAGPGAPTLPPAD from the coding sequence ATGGACCTCCCCGTACCGGCGACAGGGCCGCTGCTCGCGGCGATGGTGACGCCGGCGGTGCTCATCTCGGCCGCCGGCACTCTGGTGTTCTCGACCACTTCGCGCCTGGCGCGCATCGTCGACCGGGCGCGCGTGCTGGGCCGCGAGCTCGAAGAGCTCGACAGTGCGGCCGAAGCGCCGTTTGCCGAGGAGAAGCGGCGCGAGATCGAGCACCAGTTCGAGGTCCGGGCCCAGCGCAGCCGGCTGGTGCAGCGCGCCGTGACCGCCTTCTACGTCGCGCTCGGCCTGTTCGTCGCCACGACGGTGCTGATCGGCCTGGGCTCGTTTCTGGCGATCGAGGCGCTCCTGCCCTCGGCCTTTGCGATCGTCGGCACGCTGGTGCTGTTCTACGGCTGCATCGAGCTCATCCGCGAAACCCGCCTCGCCCTCCAAGCGGTCGACGGCGAGATGGAGTTCGTGTTGCACCTGCGCCGTTTGCGGCGGCAACAGATACAAGCGGGACAACCGGCCGGGCCGGGTGCGCCGACCCTTCCGCCTGCCGACTGA
- a CDS encoding patatin-like phospholipase family protein — translation MRYRLGIVLSGGGSRGLAHAGVLKALAEHGIEPDCIAGTSAGALVGALHASGRDSAEILKFFDDVHPFRFSRLALNKPGVIDSEKLVGSFLQWFPDDSFEALRKPLFVTGTDLVSGRLEVWSSGALVRPLIASSAVPFVISPTRVGDRLYIDGGIINNFPVEPLFGLCDTILGIHATPLSVRAETDLDSTLAVSQRALEIGMYHASKRKFHHADFVLSPLELSRFTTFDTRRHAEIVEIGYQATLEQIAAVRAVL, via the coding sequence ATGCGCTACAGACTCGGCATCGTGCTCTCGGGCGGCGGCAGTCGCGGGCTCGCCCATGCCGGCGTCCTCAAGGCGTTGGCCGAGCACGGCATCGAGCCCGACTGCATCGCCGGAACGAGCGCCGGGGCACTGGTCGGCGCGCTCCACGCCTCCGGGCGCGACAGCGCCGAGATCCTGAAGTTCTTCGACGACGTCCACCCGTTCCGCTTCTCGCGGCTGGCGCTCAACAAGCCGGGCGTCATCGACTCGGAGAAGCTCGTCGGCTCCTTCCTGCAGTGGTTTCCGGACGATTCATTCGAGGCGCTCCGCAAACCGCTCTTCGTCACCGGCACCGACCTGGTCTCCGGCCGGCTCGAAGTCTGGAGCTCGGGAGCCCTGGTGCGGCCGCTGATCGCCTCCTCCGCCGTGCCGTTCGTGATCTCGCCGACGCGCGTCGGCGACCGGCTCTACATCGACGGCGGCATCATCAACAACTTTCCGGTCGAGCCGCTCTTCGGGCTGTGCGACACGATCCTCGGCATCCACGCGACGCCGCTCTCCGTGCGCGCCGAGACCGACCTCGATTCGACCCTGGCCGTCAGTCAGCGCGCGCTCGAGATCGGCATGTACCACGCCTCGAAGCGCAAGTTCCACCATGCGGACTTCGTGCTCTCGCCCCTCGAGCTGTCCCGCTTCACCACGTTCGACACCCGGCGACACGCCGAGATCGTCGAGATCGGGTATCAGGCAACCCTCGAGCAGATCGCCGCCGTTCGAGCCGTTCTCTAG
- a CDS encoding CBS domain-containing protein yields MKVRDLMRSIPRHTTAGESLASAGRTMAEAGVGVLPVIDADRRVVAVITDRDVCCAVARENRRPGELRVGEVASMPPWVCEPGDDLSSALATMRVHGVRRLPVVDAFDRLEGLLSLDEVVLSSHLLAGDRMGAPVHTEVIETLQSILRPSTALIGAPALANQVGAAT; encoded by the coding sequence ATGAAAGTCCGTGACCTGATGCGCAGCATCCCCCGCCATACGACCGCCGGTGAGTCGCTGGCCAGCGCCGGACGCACCATGGCGGAGGCCGGCGTCGGCGTGTTGCCGGTGATCGACGCCGACCGCCGCGTCGTCGCGGTGATCACCGACCGCGACGTCTGCTGCGCCGTGGCGCGCGAGAATCGTCGCCCGGGCGAGTTGCGCGTCGGCGAGGTCGCGAGTATGCCGCCCTGGGTCTGCGAGCCCGGCGACGATCTCTCGAGTGCGCTCGCCACGATGCGCGTCCATGGCGTGCGGCGTCTACCGGTCGTGGACGCCTTCGACAGGCTGGAGGGCCTCCTTTCGCTCGATGAGGTCGTCCTCTCCTCGCACCTTCTGGCCGGCGACAGGATGGGCGCGCCCGTCCACACCGAGGTGATCGAAACGCTGCAGTCGATCCTGCGTCCCTCGACCGCGCTCATCGGCGCCCCGGCTCTCGCCAACCAGGTCGGCGCCGCGACCTGA
- a CDS encoding SRPBCC family protein: MALTSLRIEESIQIAAAPEIVWKFLADPRSWKHWWPGCREAETRDRKPLHDGSLFSVAQHLGWITLRFSARVEAATAPRSLHWVASAGGFSGRHAFHLDARPNGTFVRQHESFSGPGVLLFRLARFDVATRRMFQQNLKGLKRMAERSA; the protein is encoded by the coding sequence CGATTCAGATCGCCGCGGCACCGGAGATCGTGTGGAAGTTCCTCGCCGACCCCCGCAGCTGGAAACACTGGTGGCCCGGCTGTCGTGAGGCCGAGACCCGGGACCGCAAACCCCTCCACGACGGATCGCTGTTCAGCGTCGCTCAGCACCTCGGCTGGATCACCTTGCGGTTCTCGGCCCGGGTCGAGGCCGCGACTGCCCCGCGGTCGCTGCACTGGGTCGCCAGCGCGGGCGGCTTCTCGGGACGCCACGCCTTCCATCTCGACGCCAGGCCGAACGGCACGTTCGTCCGCCAGCACGAGAGCTTCTCGGGACCGGGAGTGCTCCTCTTCCGGCTGGCGCGCTTCGACGTCGCCACCCGGCGGATGTTTCAGCAGAATCTGAAGGGCCTGAAGCGCATGGCCGAACGCTCGGCGTGA
- a CDS encoding macro domain-containing protein, with the protein MNNTTLELVEGDITDLDVEAIVNAANENLVLGGGVAGTIKRRGGPSVQEECRRIGSTGVGTAVITGAGKMKFRHVIHAVGPKMGEGDEDRKLSAAVRSSLALADRHGLKSVAIPAISTGNYGFPVERCARILLTEVHRYLQGGTKLQRVIVCLFDEATWKLFARELRRGFR; encoded by the coding sequence ATGAACAACACCACCCTCGAGCTGGTGGAGGGGGATATTACGGATCTCGACGTGGAGGCGATCGTCAACGCCGCGAACGAGAACCTGGTGCTTGGCGGCGGTGTGGCGGGGACCATCAAGCGGCGCGGCGGCCCTTCCGTCCAGGAAGAGTGCCGGCGGATCGGTTCCACCGGTGTCGGGACGGCGGTCATCACCGGCGCGGGCAAGATGAAGTTCCGGCACGTCATTCACGCCGTCGGTCCGAAGATGGGCGAGGGCGACGAGGATCGCAAGCTCTCGGCCGCCGTCCGCTCGTCGCTCGCTCTTGCCGACCGGCACGGCTTGAAGTCCGTGGCGATTCCGGCGATCTCGACCGGCAACTACGGTTTCCCGGTCGAGCGCTGCGCACGGATCCTCCTGACCGAGGTCCACCGCTACCTGCAGGGCGGCACCAAGCTCCAGCGGGTCATCGTCTGCCTGTTCGACGAAGCGACCTGGAAGCTGTTCGCGCGCGAGCTGCGCCGCGGCTTCCGCTGA